From a region of the Halanaerobium hydrogeniformans genome:
- the dcd gene encoding dCTP deaminase, with protein MILSDKTIKKMIKEKTLVIDPVDSIQIQPASVDMRLGNDFLKVNENSLPLMTLTEEVGYEEVRGKEIIIPPHSFLLATTKEYIKLPDNLTAFVEGRSSIGRMGLFIQNAGWVDPGFEGQITLELFNANRLPIKLEAERRICQLVFAQMDNSAQNPYRGKYQGQRNTVGTKVFEDIENTNS; from the coding sequence ATGATTTTATCAGATAAGACAATTAAGAAGATGATAAAAGAAAAAACTTTAGTAATTGATCCAGTAGATAGTATACAGATCCAACCGGCTTCTGTAGATATGAGGTTGGGTAATGATTTTTTAAAAGTCAACGAAAATAGTCTTCCTTTAATGACCTTAACTGAGGAAGTTGGCTATGAAGAAGTAAGGGGGAAAGAAATAATTATTCCTCCCCATTCTTTTTTATTAGCTACAACTAAAGAATATATTAAACTGCCTGATAATCTAACAGCTTTTGTTGAAGGTAGAAGTTCTATTGGTAGAATGGGACTTTTTATTCAGAATGCTGGTTGGGTCGACCCCGGTTTTGAAGGCCAAATAACACTTGAATTATTTAATGCAAACCGTTTACCTATTAAATTAGAAGCAGAGCGAAGAATCTGTCAGTTAGTTTTTGCTCAAATGGATAATTCTGCTCAAAACCCTTATCGAGGTAAATATCAGGGGCAGAGAAATACTGTCGGAACAAAAGTTTTTGAAGATATAGAGAACACAAACAGTTAA